Proteins from a genomic interval of Kitasatospora herbaricolor:
- a CDS encoding cobalamin biosynthesis protein — protein MIGLVAVSAAGRPLAAELHAAWPDGSRVHRAVRGSCAGPAETLARALQECRQVVCFSSVPLAVRLLGPELEHLDPVPAVVCVDPDARYAVPLTGGAEELAAQVCGVLGARPVVTGGPPAAPGPLDALRRHGTTISAGGAGEEITRAIAAGQPVRLERDRVHPLPALPPGVRADAPAHAPVLRVTDRAPGAGPAGLTFHPRTLVVGVGAGRAADGQELVRLVLAALAEGGLSRYSVVQLSTLDGKKDHPAVRWAALVLGVPVVGHPADALAAVRVPHPSRAAELAVGTPSVAEAAALLDAPGGELLLPKRKSAAATVAVARRAVRGRLAVIGLGPGDRDLLTPRAVAELRRAAVVVGAAEELDRIADLLLPGTRRAAPAAGSGPPAGSAGRDRAAVAAGLAEQGYAVALVGAGDAAEYAGQVAAGAGFDLLHVPGLPAPGPSAAGPPAPGPPASGHPPPGPLVPGVPAAGQPARPNHAGATP, from the coding sequence GTGATCGGTCTGGTCGCCGTCAGCGCCGCAGGCCGCCCGCTCGCCGCCGAACTGCACGCCGCCTGGCCGGACGGCAGCCGGGTCCACCGCGCCGTCCGGGGCTCCTGCGCCGGCCCGGCCGAGACCTTGGCCAGGGCCCTCCAGGAGTGCCGGCAGGTGGTCTGCTTCAGTTCCGTGCCCCTGGCGGTCCGCCTGCTCGGCCCCGAGCTGGAGCACCTCGACCCGGTCCCCGCGGTGGTCTGCGTGGACCCGGACGCCCGGTACGCCGTCCCCCTCACCGGCGGGGCCGAGGAGCTGGCCGCGCAGGTCTGCGGCGTGCTCGGCGCCCGCCCGGTCGTCACCGGCGGGCCGCCGGCCGCGCCCGGACCGCTCGACGCCCTGCGGCGCCACGGCACCACGATCAGCGCCGGGGGTGCGGGCGAGGAGATCACCCGGGCGATCGCGGCCGGGCAGCCGGTGCGCCTGGAGCGCGACCGGGTGCACCCCCTGCCGGCGCTCCCGCCCGGCGTCCGCGCGGACGCCCCGGCGCACGCGCCCGTGCTGCGCGTCACCGACCGCGCGCCCGGCGCGGGCCCGGCCGGGCTCACCTTCCACCCGCGCACCCTGGTGGTCGGTGTCGGCGCCGGCCGCGCCGCCGACGGGCAGGAGCTGGTCCGGCTGGTCCTGGCGGCCCTGGCCGAGGGCGGCCTGTCCCGGTACTCGGTCGTCCAACTCTCCACCCTGGACGGCAAGAAGGACCACCCGGCGGTCCGCTGGGCGGCCCTGGTGCTGGGCGTACCCGTGGTGGGCCACCCGGCCGACGCACTGGCTGCCGTACGGGTGCCGCACCCCTCACGTGCGGCGGAGCTGGCGGTCGGCACCCCGAGCGTCGCCGAGGCGGCCGCCCTGCTGGACGCCCCCGGCGGTGAACTGCTCCTCCCCAAGCGGAAGTCGGCGGCGGCCACGGTCGCGGTGGCCCGCCGCGCGGTGCGCGGACGGCTCGCGGTGATCGGCCTGGGCCCGGGCGACCGGGACCTGCTCACCCCGCGCGCGGTGGCCGAACTGCGCCGCGCCGCCGTGGTGGTGGGCGCCGCCGAGGAGTTGGACCGGATCGCCGACCTGCTGCTGCCCGGCACCCGGCGGGCCGCACCCGCGGCCGGCTCCGGCCCGCCGGCCGGCAGCGCCGGGCGCGACCGGGCGGCCGTCGCCGCCGGCCTCGCCGAGCAGGGGTACGCCGTCGCGCTGGTCGGCGCCGGTGACGCGGCCGAGTACGCCGGGCAGGTCGCGGCGGGCGCCGGGTTCGACCTGCTGCACGTCCCCGGGTTGCCGGCGCCGGGGCCTTCGGCGGCCGGGCCTCCGGCGCCCGGCCCGCCCGCGTCCGGCCACCCCCCACCCGGCCCGCTCGTCCCCGGAGTGCCCGCAGCCGGCCAGCCCGCTCGTCCGAACCACGCAGGAGCAACACCGTGA
- a CDS encoding alkaline phosphatase family protein, translated as MPFARNSKRPRRPLTALAAGFGLVAGSLGIWAATGSTAQAVVGLPTPDHVIVVVMENHAYSQVIGSSSAPYINNTLKAGGASLTNSYGLTHPSEPNYYMLFSGSNQGRTDDSCVGVGSINQPNLASELIAAGKTWASYNETLPSQGSTVCSSGKYAQKHNPWFGFSNVPTNTAYTFAQFPTDYTTLPKVSFVVPNLCSDMHDCSVGTGDTWIKNNLGAYATWAQTHNSILVVTFDEDNKLSGNKIPTVLYGQHVTPGSSSATTYNHYNVLRTVEDLAGLTSHAGNAATAADITGIWN; from the coding sequence ATGCCCTTCGCTCGGAACAGCAAGCGCCCCCGCCGTCCCCTCACCGCCCTCGCCGCAGGCTTCGGCCTGGTCGCCGGCTCGCTCGGCATCTGGGCCGCCACCGGCAGCACCGCCCAGGCCGTGGTCGGTCTCCCCACCCCCGACCACGTGATCGTCGTGGTGATGGAGAACCACGCCTACTCCCAGGTGATCGGCAGCTCCAGCGCGCCGTACATCAACAACACCCTCAAGGCCGGCGGCGCCAGCCTGACCAACTCCTACGGGCTGACCCACCCCAGCGAGCCCAACTACTACATGCTGTTCTCCGGCAGCAACCAGGGCCGCACCGACGACAGTTGTGTCGGTGTCGGCTCGATCAACCAGCCGAACCTGGCGTCCGAGCTGATCGCCGCCGGCAAGACCTGGGCCAGCTACAACGAGACGCTGCCGAGCCAGGGCTCGACGGTCTGCTCCAGCGGCAAGTACGCGCAGAAGCACAACCCGTGGTTCGGCTTCAGCAACGTGCCGACCAACACCGCGTACACCTTCGCGCAGTTCCCCACCGACTACACCACGCTGCCGAAGGTCTCCTTCGTGGTCCCGAACCTGTGCAGCGACATGCACGACTGCTCGGTCGGCACCGGTGACACCTGGATCAAGAACAACCTCGGCGCGTACGCCACCTGGGCCCAGACCCACAACAGCATCCTGGTCGTCACCTTCGACGAGGACAACAAGCTGTCCGGCAACAAGATCCCGACCGTCCTGTACGGCCAGCACGTGACGCCGGGCAGCAGCTCCGCCACCACCTACAACCACTACAACGTGCTGCGCACGGTGGAGGACCTCGCCGGTCTCACCAGCCACGCCGGCAACGCCGCCACCGCCGCCGACATCACCGGCATCTGGAACTGA